A portion of the Lolium rigidum isolate FL_2022 chromosome 1, APGP_CSIRO_Lrig_0.1, whole genome shotgun sequence genome contains these proteins:
- the LOC124670761 gene encoding U-box domain-containing protein 52-like has protein sequence MGRYDGGKEAADTQLGYPLVAVCIDKDKNSQNALKWAIDTIVGKGQTIVLVHVNTKGVSGGVEDAAGFKQPTDPHLKELFLPFRCFCTRKDIQCKDVVLDDNDVAKSIIEFSAHGAIEKLVVGACTRGGFVRFKADIPTTICKGAPDFCTVYVINKGNKVSSQRNSIRQAPRVSPLRSQIQNLSNAAAAKPPEPALPVPANQRWSTSSRGSDHGETPKVDSYIRSPFARGSMGPTRKSYADLSHMPMPDSADISFVSNGRRSTVDSSDISFISSSGGGGGRRSVDHYQQSAPRMSNGSSIDCYDHSFEMRTPSKWGDSFPGGGANDLLSFSQTSTSSFSSIGMDDVESEMKRLRLELKQTMDMYSTACKEALNAKQKATELQRWKAEEEQKRQDQNITEESAIQMIEREKAKAKAAMEAAEASQRIAEMEVQKRISAEKKLLKEAEDRKHRGNGGGGEIRYRRYTIEEIEHATGNFDDARKIGEGGYGPVYRGHLDHTQVAIKVLRPDAAQGRSQFQQEVEVLSCIRHPNMVLLLGACPEYGCLVYEYMANGSLDDCLFRRGGATGGPVIPWQHRFRICAEIATGLLFLHQKKPEPLVHRDLKPGNILLDRNYVSKISDVGLARLVPSNVADSVTQYRMTSTAGTFCYIDPEYQQTGMLGTKSDVYSLGVMLLQIITAKPPMGLSHHVGRALERGSLADLLDPAVTDWPVEEAQCLAEMAIRCCELRRKDRPDLGNVVLPELDRLRALGEDNMEFCGTIRGGGGGGMYSSAYHSNVTASRAADVVNDSYPMRSVFSSRPSESPMPPRR, from the exons ATGGGGAGGTACGACGGCGGGAAGGAGGCGGCGGACACGCAGCTGGGTTACCCGCTGGTGGCGGTGTGCATCGACAAGGACAAGAACAGCCAGAACGCGCTCAAGTGGGCCATCGACACCATCGTGGGGAAGGGCCAGACCATCGTGCTCGTCCACGTCAACACCAAGGGCGTCTCCGGCGGCGTGGAGGACGCCGCCGGGTTCAAGCAGCCCACCGACCCTCACCTCAAGGAGCTCTTCCTCCCGTTCCGATGCTTCTGCACCCGCAAAGACATCCAGTGCAAGGACGTGGTGCTCGACGACAATGACGTCGCCAAGTCCATCATCGAGTTCTCCGCCCACGGCGCCATCGAGAAGCTCGTCGTCGGCGCCTGCACGCGCGGCGGCTTCGTCCGGTTCAAGGCCGACATCCCGACCACCATCTGCAAGGGCGCGCCGGACTTCTGCACCGTGTACGTGATCAACAAGGGCAACAAGGTCTCGTCGCAGCGCAACTCCATCCGCCAGGCGCCGCGCGTGTCCCCGCTCCGGTCGCAGATCCAGAACCTCAGTAACGCGGCGGCCGCGAAGCCGCCGGAGCCAGCGTTGCCGGTGCCAGCGAACCAGAGGTGGTCGACGTCGTCCAGGGGCAGCGACCACGGGGAGACGCCCAAGGTAGACAGCTACATCCGTTCGCCGTTCGCGCGCGGGTCCATGGGGCCAACAAGGAAGTCGTACGCCGACCTGAGCCACATGCCGATGCCGGACTCGGCGGACATTTCCTTCGTCAGCAATGGGCGCCGAAGCACGGTAGACTCGTCGGATATATCCTTCATTAGCagcagcggcggtggcggtggccgccgGAGCGTCGACCATTACCAGCAGTCGGCGCCGCGGATGTCCAACGGTTCGTCCATCGACTGCTACGACCACAGCTTCGAAATGCGGACGCCGAGCAAATGGGGCGACTCCTTCCCCGGCGGTGGCGCCAACGACCTATTGTCCTTCTCGCAGACCAgcacctcctccttctcctccatcgGCATGGACGACGTGGAGTCCGAGATGAAGCGGCTGCGGCTGGAGCTGAAGCAGACCATGGACATGTACAGCACCGCGTGCAAGGAGGCGCTGAACGCGAAGCAGAAGGCCACGGAGCTGCAGCGGTGgaaggcggaggaggagcagaagAGGCAGGACCAGAACATCACGGAGGAGTCTGCGATTCAGATGATCGAGCGGGAGAAAgccaaggcgaaggcggccatggAGGCGGCCGAGGCGTCGCAGCGGATCGCCGAGATGGAGGTGCAGAAGCGGATCAGCGCGGAGAAGAAATTGCTCAAGGAAGCCGAGGACCGCAAGCACCGcggcaatggcggcggcggcgagatccGGTACCGCCGGTACACCATCGAGGAGATTGAGCACGCGACGGGGAACTTCGACGACGCGCGCAAGATAGGTGAGGGGGGCTACGGTCCCGTGTACCGGGGCCATCTCGACCACACGCAGGTCGCCATCAAGGTGCTCCGGCCCGACGCGGCGCAGGGGAGGTCGCAGTTCCAGCAGGAGGTGGAGGTGCTGAGCTGCATCCGGCACCCGAACATGGTGCTCCTTCTCGGCGCCTGCCCGGAGTACGGCTGCCTTGTGTACGAATACATGGCGAACGGAAGCCTGGACGACTGTCTCTTCCGtcgcggcggcgccaccggcggGCCTGTCATCCCGTGGCAGCACCGGTTCCGCATCTGCGCGGAGATCGCAACGGGACTCCTGTTCCTGCACCAGAAGAAGCCGGAGCCGCTTGTGCACCGTGACCTCAAGCCCGGGAACATCCTGCTCGACAGGAACTACGTGAGCAAGATCAGCGACGTCGGGCTGGCGCGGCTGGTGCCGTCGAACGTGGCGGACAGCGTGACACAGTACCGGATGACATCGACGGCGGGGACATTCTGCTACATCGACCCGGAGTACCAGCAGACAGGGATGCTGGGAACCAAATCGGACGTGTACTCGCTGGGGGTGATGCTGTTGCAGATCATCACGGCGAAGCCGCCCATGGGGCTGTCGCACCACGTCGGGCGCGCGCTGGAGCGGGGCTCTCTGGCAGACCTGCTCGACCCGGCCGTGACGGACTGGCCGGTGGAGGAGGCGCAGTGCCTCGCGGAGATGGCGATCCGGTGCTGCGAGCTCCGGCGCAAGGACCGGCCCGACCTCGGCAACGTCGTGCTCCCTGAGCTCGACCGCCTGCGCGCTCTCGGCGAGGACAACATGGAGTTTTGCGGCACCATCcggggaggtggcggcggaggcatGTACAGCTCGGCGTACCATAGCAACGTCACAGCGTCACGCGCCGCC GATGTGGTGAACGATTCATACCCCATGAGGTCCGTATTCAGCTCAAGACCGAGCGAATCACCCATGCCTCCAAGACGATGA